One stretch of Priestia megaterium DNA includes these proteins:
- the murA gene encoding UDP-N-acetylglucosamine 1-carboxyvinyltransferase: MEKIIVRGGNRLSGTVKVEGAKNAVLPIITATLLASEGKTILNDVPALSDVFTIGEVLRHLNAEVDFETNRVVVDASRELKTDAPFEYVRKMRASVLVMGPLLARTGEARVALPGGCAIGSRPIDQHLKGFEAMGAKVQVGNGFIDAKVEGRLKGAKIYLDFPSVGATENIMMAAALAEGTTIMENVAKEPEIVDLANFLNAMGAKVRGAGTGTIRIEGVNKLYGAEHAIIPDRIEAGTFMVAAAITGGNVLVRGAVAEHISSLVAKMEEMGVEITEEGDGLRVVGPEKLKSVDIKTMPHPGFPTDMQSQMMALLLAAEGTSMITETVFENRFMHVEEFRRMNADIKIEGRSVIINGPSQLQGAEVAATDLRAAAALTLAGLVADGYTRVTELKHLDRGYVNFHNKLAALGADIERVNDETKQVEQTQQASDVK; this comes from the coding sequence TTGGAAAAAATCATCGTCCGCGGTGGAAATAGATTAAGCGGTACAGTTAAAGTTGAAGGAGCAAAAAACGCCGTTTTACCTATTATCACTGCAACCTTATTAGCTAGTGAAGGAAAAACAATTCTAAATGATGTACCAGCTCTCTCCGATGTATTTACGATTGGCGAAGTTTTAAGACATCTGAATGCAGAAGTAGACTTTGAAACAAATCGTGTAGTTGTAGATGCATCAAGAGAGTTAAAAACAGATGCACCTTTTGAATATGTAAGAAAAATGCGTGCTTCAGTACTTGTAATGGGTCCTTTATTGGCGCGTACAGGTGAGGCTCGTGTAGCTTTACCTGGCGGATGTGCGATTGGATCAAGACCGATTGATCAGCATCTTAAAGGCTTTGAAGCAATGGGTGCTAAAGTTCAAGTAGGAAATGGTTTTATTGATGCAAAAGTTGAAGGAAGACTAAAAGGTGCTAAAATTTATTTAGACTTCCCAAGTGTAGGCGCCACAGAAAATATTATGATGGCAGCAGCATTAGCGGAAGGCACTACAATTATGGAAAACGTAGCAAAAGAACCTGAGATTGTCGACTTAGCAAACTTCTTAAATGCAATGGGCGCTAAAGTTCGCGGTGCAGGAACTGGTACGATCCGTATTGAAGGTGTTAATAAATTATATGGTGCAGAACATGCAATTATTCCAGATCGCATCGAAGCTGGAACATTCATGGTAGCAGCAGCTATTACAGGTGGAAATGTACTTGTACGCGGTGCAGTAGCAGAGCACATCAGTTCACTTGTTGCTAAAATGGAAGAAATGGGTGTTGAAATTACTGAAGAAGGCGACGGCTTACGTGTTGTAGGACCTGAAAAGCTAAAATCAGTAGATATTAAAACAATGCCTCATCCAGGGTTCCCTACGGATATGCAATCTCAAATGATGGCATTATTATTAGCAGCAGAAGGCACAAGTATGATTACAGAAACAGTTTTTGAAAACCGCTTTATGCATGTAGAAGAGTTTCGCCGCATGAACGCTGATATTAAAATTGAAGGACGCTCTGTTATTATTAACGGACCTTCTCAACTACAAGGCGCTGAAGTAGCAGCAACAGATCTTCGTGCAGCAGCAGCGTTAACATTAGCAGGACTTGTAGCAGACGGCTATACGCGTGTAACGGAATTAAAACACCTTGATCGTGGTTATGTAAATTTCCACAATAAATTAGCCGCTTTAGGCGCTGATATTGAACGTGTAAATGACGAAACAAAGCAAGTAGAACAAACTCAACAGGCTTCAGACGTCAAGTAA
- the fabZ gene encoding 3-hydroxyacyl-ACP dehydratase FabZ — protein sequence MLDIEQIKEIIPHRYPFLLVDRILEVEEGKKAVGLKNVSANEEFFNGHFPDYPVMPGVLIVEALAQVGAVAMLKKEENQGRLAFFAGIDNCRFKKQVRPGDQLRLEVEIVRARGSIGKGKGIATVDGELVCETDIMFALGDKKE from the coding sequence ATGCTTGATATTGAACAAATTAAAGAAATTATTCCACACCGATATCCATTTTTATTGGTTGATCGTATTTTAGAAGTGGAAGAGGGAAAAAAAGCAGTTGGTTTAAAAAACGTATCTGCCAATGAAGAATTTTTTAACGGGCATTTCCCTGACTATCCTGTGATGCCAGGGGTTTTAATTGTAGAAGCTTTGGCTCAGGTAGGAGCAGTAGCTATGCTGAAAAAAGAAGAAAATCAAGGACGTTTAGCATTTTTTGCAGGCATTGACAACTGCCGTTTTAAAAAGCAAGTAAGACCTGGTGATCAACTGCGTTTAGAGGTTGAAATTGTACGTGCGCGTGGATCTATTGGCAAAGGAAAAGGTATCGCAACTGTAGATGGAGAGTTAGTCTGCGAAACAGATATTATGTTTGCTTTAGGCGATAAAAAAGAATAG
- a CDS encoding flagellar hook-basal body protein, with protein sequence MNRTMITAANTMGQLQQQLDVIGHNLSNTNTTGYKSRDASFNDMLYQQVNNQEDKGTEKRLTPAGIRQGTGAYLDQTSLNMTQGAFQNTDKLLDVAASNPNVYFQVAVNDSQQPVQYTRDGSFHLSPEGPNNVKLVNGSGQDVLGENGQAIIFSNAFKDIQIDGSGTITVTTNTGVDQFTLGLTNIQKPQVLEAKGENLFAFPAGMNQPNMFTDLTGKARETADVEQGNLEQSNVDLSKELTDMSIAQRAYQFNSRSISIADQMMGLVNGIRA encoded by the coding sequence ATGAACCGTACAATGATAACAGCGGCCAATACGATGGGACAGCTGCAGCAGCAGCTTGATGTTATTGGTCATAATCTATCTAATACAAATACGACAGGATATAAATCGAGAGATGCTTCATTTAATGATATGCTGTATCAACAAGTAAACAATCAAGAAGATAAGGGAACAGAAAAGCGGCTTACGCCAGCCGGAATTCGGCAAGGCACAGGCGCTTATTTAGATCAAACGAGCTTGAATATGACGCAGGGTGCTTTTCAGAATACAGATAAACTATTAGATGTAGCTGCATCAAATCCAAACGTTTATTTTCAAGTTGCCGTAAACGATTCCCAACAGCCTGTACAATATACGCGAGATGGTTCTTTTCATCTTAGCCCTGAAGGCCCGAACAATGTTAAATTAGTAAACGGTTCTGGTCAGGATGTGCTGGGGGAAAATGGTCAAGCTATTATTTTCAGTAACGCGTTCAAAGATATACAAATTGATGGAAGTGGAACGATAACGGTTACTACGAATACGGGCGTTGACCAGTTTACCCTTGGGTTAACAAATATCCAAAAGCCGCAGGTGCTAGAAGCTAAAGGAGAAAATCTATTTGCCTTTCCAGCAGGGATGAACCAACCGAATATGTTTACAGATTTGACTGGAAAAGCTCGAGAAACAGCAGACGTAGAGCAAGGGAATTTGGAACAGTCAAATGTAGATTTGAGCAAAGAACTCACTGATATGTCCATTGCTCAACGTGCGTATCAATTTAATTCCCGCTCTATTTCAATTGCAGACCAAATGATGGGCTTGGTGAATGGAATCAGAGCTTAA
- a CDS encoding DUF1146 family protein, whose translation MFGGIEQQTLLTMISHLIFIVITWYALQGFQIEKLMKPNHVFQAKLMLILLTITISSTVSNFFLDYLFWSQRIPSFFQ comes from the coding sequence TTGTTTGGAGGAATTGAACAGCAAACGTTACTAACCATGATTTCACATTTGATTTTTATTGTGATTACTTGGTATGCTTTGCAAGGCTTTCAAATTGAAAAGCTGATGAAACCTAATCATGTGTTTCAAGCAAAATTAATGCTTATTTTATTGACCATTACGATTTCATCAACAGTAAGTAATTTCTTTTTGGATTATTTATTTTGGTCACAGCGCATTCCCTCATTTTTTCAATGA
- a CDS encoding M23 family metallopeptidase has protein sequence MREEEKKRTSPKSKVQKLVRKRWVFPAIYLASAAIILTAVLWFQANGNDISKEDKSGYSQDGTAYRDDAVEVNASLENLKMPVASEASAIVKKPFYDDQASEKQQEEALVFYNNTYHPNTGVDLAVKGDKSFDVVAAASGTVTKATKDPLLGYVVEIDHKDGLVTQYQSLEKADVEVGDIVKQGQTIAKAGKSLYNQEAKTHVHFEVRKDGVAINPSSYFGKSVSSIKEVKAAEVTEPKDDSSSEESKDSEKSSDEKTKEDKDSKQPSTDTSKPNA, from the coding sequence ATGAGAGAGGAAGAAAAGAAACGTACTTCTCCAAAATCGAAAGTTCAAAAATTAGTTAGAAAGCGTTGGGTGTTCCCGGCTATCTATTTAGCGAGTGCAGCAATTATTCTTACAGCAGTCCTTTGGTTTCAAGCTAATGGAAACGATATTAGCAAAGAAGACAAAAGCGGCTATAGCCAAGACGGTACGGCTTATCGAGACGATGCTGTAGAGGTAAATGCTTCGCTTGAAAATTTAAAAATGCCAGTTGCTAGTGAAGCATCAGCTATCGTGAAAAAGCCTTTCTACGACGATCAAGCATCTGAAAAACAACAAGAAGAAGCACTAGTTTTCTACAACAATACGTATCATCCAAACACAGGTGTTGACTTAGCTGTTAAGGGAGATAAATCATTTGATGTTGTAGCAGCAGCTAGCGGTACAGTAACAAAAGCAACAAAAGATCCTTTACTAGGTTATGTAGTAGAAATTGATCACAAAGATGGTTTAGTAACACAGTATCAATCTCTTGAGAAAGCTGATGTAGAAGTAGGAGATATTGTTAAACAAGGCCAAACGATCGCAAAAGCTGGAAAAAGCTTATATAATCAAGAAGCAAAAACACATGTGCACTTTGAAGTTCGTAAAGATGGTGTAGCAATTAATCCAAGCAGTTATTTTGGAAAATCTGTTAGTTCTATCAAAGAAGTCAAAGCAGCTGAAGTGACAGAACCAAAAGACGACTCTTCTTCTGAAGAATCAAAGGATAGCGAAAAATCATCTGATGAAAAGACTAAAGAAGATAAAGATTCAAAACAACCTTCAACAGATACGTCTAAACCAAATGCATAA
- the spoIIID gene encoding sporulation transcriptional regulator SpoIIID: protein MHDYIKERTIKIGKYIVETKKTVRVIAKEFGVSKSTVHKDLTERLPEINPELANEVKEILDYHKSIRHLRGGEATKLKYKKEEETVK, encoded by the coding sequence GTGCACGATTACATCAAAGAGAGAACTATCAAGATTGGAAAGTATATTGTAGAAACAAAGAAAACAGTTCGTGTAATTGCGAAAGAATTTGGCGTTTCGAAAAGTACTGTCCATAAAGATTTAACAGAGCGTCTACCAGAAATAAATCCTGAATTAGCAAATGAAGTAAAAGAAATTCTTGATTATCATAAATCTATTCGGCATTTGCGTGGAGGAGAAGCAACAAAATTAAAGTACAAAAAGGAAGAAGAAACTGTAAAATGA
- a CDS encoding YwmB family TATA-box binding protein — protein MFKKISVFLAIFITGLFVYHGSYVSNAQNNETTIEKIVHTLNKQHVSLTEVSLYAREEVKAVTDQKTFYSQAKSIKSNFRGFKWEVKRERDLWKAIGTRKSEDVNEVILLTYAIDEHSNAYISYHVTGQGLKEKNMTHFQNVFQANYEKIFLSEPIIFSCATGEINDKMESVLSVEIQDLLRAFNAKPVESLVEESFTSVSAYTGLWKEALQTKKQEMNLQIALRKTRMGGQTTIVVGTPIITSEY, from the coding sequence ATGTTTAAAAAAATTAGTGTCTTTTTGGCTATTTTCATTACTGGCTTATTCGTATATCATGGAAGTTATGTGAGCAATGCCCAAAACAATGAAACTACTATTGAGAAGATTGTTCACACCTTAAATAAGCAGCATGTTTCGTTAACTGAAGTATCGTTGTATGCAAGAGAAGAAGTAAAAGCTGTTACTGACCAAAAAACCTTTTATTCGCAAGCTAAAAGTATCAAAAGTAATTTTAGAGGTTTTAAATGGGAAGTGAAGAGGGAAAGAGACCTATGGAAAGCAATAGGTACACGCAAAAGTGAAGATGTGAACGAAGTCATTCTGTTAACTTATGCGATCGATGAACACAGCAATGCGTACATATCGTATCATGTAACGGGACAAGGTTTAAAAGAAAAAAATATGACCCATTTTCAAAATGTATTTCAGGCAAATTATGAAAAAATTTTCCTATCAGAACCCATAATTTTCTCTTGTGCAACAGGGGAAATCAATGATAAGATGGAAAGTGTTTTGTCTGTTGAAATTCAAGACCTATTACGAGCTTTCAATGCTAAACCAGTGGAATCTCTAGTGGAAGAGTCATTTACCTCTGTTTCAGCATATACTGGACTGTGGAAAGAAGCTCTTCAAACGAAAAAGCAGGAAATGAACTTACAAATTGCATTACGCAAGACAAGAATGGGCGGTCAAACAACCATAGTTGTTGGCACACCTATCATTACGTCTGAATATTAA
- a CDS encoding rod shape-determining protein has protein sequence MLAKDIGIDLGTANVLIHVKGKGIVLNEPSVVAIDKNTNRVLAVGEEARRMVGRTPSNIIAIRPLKDGVIADFEITESMLKHFINKLNVKGFLSKPRILICCPTNITSVEQKAIREAAEKSGGKTIYLEEEPKVAAIGAGMDIFQPSGNMVVDIGGGTTDVAVLSMGDIVTAASIKMAGDRFDAEILQYIKQKYKLLIGERTAEEIKVKIGTVFPKARNEELDIRGRDMVSGLPRTVTVYSEEVEKALRESVSVIVQASKSVLERTPPELSADIIDRGVILTGGGALLHGMDQLLAEELKVPVLIAENPMDCVAVGTGIMLDNIDKLSRRNIV, from the coding sequence ATGTTAGCAAAAGACATTGGTATCGATTTAGGTACAGCTAACGTCTTAATTCACGTTAAAGGCAAAGGAATTGTGTTAAATGAACCGTCTGTTGTGGCGATTGATAAAAATACAAATAGAGTGCTAGCAGTAGGGGAAGAAGCGAGACGTATGGTAGGAAGAACGCCCAGTAATATTATTGCCATTCGTCCCTTAAAAGATGGTGTTATTGCTGACTTCGAAATTACAGAGTCTATGCTCAAACACTTTATTAACAAATTAAATGTAAAAGGTTTTTTATCCAAGCCTCGCATTTTAATTTGTTGTCCAACAAATATTACCTCTGTTGAACAAAAAGCAATTCGCGAAGCTGCTGAAAAGAGCGGTGGAAAAACCATTTATTTGGAAGAAGAACCAAAAGTCGCGGCTATTGGCGCTGGGATGGATATCTTTCAGCCGAGCGGAAATATGGTCGTAGATATTGGTGGAGGTACAACCGATGTGGCTGTCCTTTCAATGGGCGATATCGTAACAGCAGCTTCTATTAAGATGGCTGGTGATCGTTTTGATGCCGAAATTTTGCAGTACATTAAGCAAAAATATAAGCTCTTAATTGGAGAGCGTACAGCAGAAGAAATTAAAGTGAAAATTGGTACGGTGTTTCCTAAAGCTCGTAATGAAGAGCTAGACATTCGAGGGCGAGACATGGTTTCAGGCCTACCTCGTACGGTTACTGTTTATTCTGAAGAAGTAGAGAAGGCACTTAGAGAGTCTGTCAGCGTCATTGTACAAGCTTCGAAAAGTGTATTAGAGCGTACACCTCCCGAACTTTCTGCCGATATTATAGACAGAGGCGTTATTTTAACTGGCGGTGGAGCATTGCTTCATGGTATGGATCAGCTGTTAGCGGAAGAATTAAAGGTGCCTGTGCTAATTGCAGAAAATCCAATGGATTGTGTAGCTGTTGGAACAGGTATTATGCTCGATAATATTGATAAACTATCTCGTCGTAATATTGTTTAA
- a CDS encoding helix-turn-helix domain-containing protein: MKGFGERIKYFRLKGGFSQEELANQLNVSRTTISKWECSKQTPSIFDFLSLCNCFQVTLDQLIEPSSYKQDHLHDFQLLYLTRKRESDSCDDAILKLIDKQPSLKNLLLQFSSLSPTLQKELLTDIIPLLKKLFSALQRQ, from the coding sequence ATGAAGGGTTTTGGAGAAAGAATTAAGTATTTCAGACTAAAAGGAGGATTTTCGCAGGAAGAATTAGCAAATCAATTAAATGTTTCGCGTACAACTATTTCGAAGTGGGAATGTTCGAAACAAACGCCTTCCATCTTTGACTTTCTATCTCTATGTAATTGTTTTCAAGTTACGCTAGACCAACTTATTGAGCCTTCCTCTTATAAACAAGATCATTTACATGATTTCCAACTTCTTTACTTAACAAGAAAACGTGAGTCTGATTCATGCGACGATGCAATTTTAAAACTCATAGATAAACAGCCCTCATTGAAAAATTTGCTCTTACAATTTTCATCTCTGTCACCAACTCTTCAAAAAGAGTTGCTAACGGATATTATACCTTTATTAAAGAAACTTTTTTCTGCTTTGCAGCGCCAATAA
- the spoIID gene encoding stage II sporulation protein D, producing the protein MKQAKPIVVLGVIFFFVVLLIPTLLVVPFTEKTDGKLHENVKQTPKAEKLQKVTASPLDVSVYRTETKKVEKLPLEDYLVGVVAAEMPATFELEALKAQSLAARTYIVQTMMNGNSHLPQGADVTDTVEYQVYLNKDELRSRWNKDYDWKIKKIQEAVKDTQGQILTYKNKPINATFFSTSNGYTENSEAYWKNSIPYLKSVASPWDKKSPEFTNQKVMSVASFEQRLGVKLTNSGSVGEIVSRTPGQRVDYVKINGKELSGKDVREKLGLSSADFHWTKKGNEIIINTKGYGHGIGMSQYGANGMALEGKTYKDIVTHYYTGVAITPNDQFVAQLTAKR; encoded by the coding sequence ATGAAACAAGCAAAGCCAATCGTCGTACTAGGAGTCATCTTTTTTTTCGTTGTGTTACTCATCCCAACACTTCTCGTTGTTCCTTTTACTGAAAAGACAGATGGAAAGCTACATGAAAATGTCAAACAGACCCCAAAAGCCGAAAAACTACAAAAAGTGACAGCGTCTCCTCTTGACGTCAGTGTTTATCGTACGGAAACGAAAAAAGTAGAAAAACTGCCGCTCGAAGACTATCTTGTAGGGGTAGTAGCAGCTGAAATGCCTGCTACTTTTGAACTTGAAGCACTTAAGGCTCAAAGTTTGGCAGCCAGAACCTATATTGTGCAAACTATGATGAATGGAAATAGTCATCTTCCCCAAGGAGCGGATGTGACTGATACCGTAGAGTACCAAGTATATTTAAATAAAGATGAGCTAAGAAGCAGATGGAACAAAGACTATGATTGGAAAATCAAAAAAATTCAAGAAGCAGTGAAGGACACCCAAGGTCAAATTCTTACGTATAAAAATAAGCCAATTAATGCTACGTTCTTTTCTACCAGCAATGGTTACACTGAAAATTCAGAAGCGTATTGGAAGAATTCCATTCCTTATCTAAAAAGTGTAGCTAGTCCATGGGATAAAAAGTCTCCTGAATTTACAAATCAGAAAGTAATGTCTGTTGCTAGCTTTGAACAGAGGCTTGGAGTGAAATTAACAAACAGTGGATCAGTAGGTGAAATCGTCTCTAGAACGCCGGGGCAGCGCGTAGATTACGTAAAGATAAACGGTAAAGAACTGTCGGGAAAAGATGTTCGGGAAAAACTGGGTTTATCGTCAGCCGACTTTCATTGGACAAAAAAAGGTAATGAAATTATCATCAACACAAAAGGATATGGACATGGTATTGGGATGAGTCAGTACGGAGCAAATGGTATGGCACTGGAAGGAAAAACGTATAAAGATATTGTTACTCATTATTATACAGGTGTTGCCATTACCCCTAACGATCAGTTTGTTGCACAATTGACAGCTAAACGCTAA
- a CDS encoding flagellar hook-basal body protein, with translation MFKGFYTAAAGMLSQQRQTDLLTNNIANANTPGFKADQGTLKAFPDMLLQRMESEDLPTDRNISVQNKKDIGAINTGVYMQETVPNFTQGDLQQTSQSTDIALMEQNMPTKEGGLFFVVQSPDNTPQYTRNSNFTLDQEGFLTTSTGAYVLNTNNQPIQLKSENFTVDSQGNVTENNQQVAQIDIAYASDLQTIKKAGNGLYETLNNQPLPSARNNPGISYQLKQGFVERSNVDAAQSMTDLLTAYRAFEANQKIMQAYDRSMDKAANEIGRVR, from the coding sequence ATGTTTAAAGGGTTTTACACGGCAGCAGCGGGTATGCTGTCTCAACAGCGTCAAACTGACTTATTAACGAATAACATAGCAAATGCTAATACGCCAGGATTTAAAGCAGATCAAGGTACGTTAAAGGCATTTCCTGATATGTTGCTGCAGCGAATGGAATCTGAAGATTTACCCACTGACCGTAACATCTCTGTTCAGAACAAAAAAGACATAGGTGCGATTAATACGGGCGTGTATATGCAAGAAACAGTTCCAAATTTTACACAAGGTGACCTTCAGCAAACGTCTCAATCAACTGATATTGCATTGATGGAGCAAAATATGCCTACAAAAGAGGGCGGACTATTTTTTGTGGTACAAAGCCCTGATAATACGCCTCAATATACAAGAAACAGTAATTTTACATTAGATCAAGAAGGGTTTTTAACTACGTCTACCGGAGCTTATGTATTAAATACAAATAATCAACCAATTCAACTAAAAAGTGAAAACTTTACAGTTGATTCACAAGGTAACGTAACGGAAAATAATCAGCAGGTTGCACAAATCGATATTGCTTATGCTAGTGATTTACAAACGATTAAAAAGGCGGGGAATGGATTGTATGAAACGCTAAACAATCAGCCCTTGCCTTCAGCAAGGAATAATCCAGGCATTTCTTATCAGTTAAAGCAAGGATTTGTTGAACGTTCCAATGTAGATGCTGCTCAAAGTATGACGGATTTACTAACGGCTTACAGAGCTTTTGAAGCAAATCAAAAAATAATGCAAGCTTATGATAGAAGCATGGATAAAGCGGCAAATGAAATTGGGCGTGTGCGCTAA
- the ssb gene encoding single-stranded DNA-binding protein — MINHIVLVGRLTKKPELRYTHEGIAVSTITLAINRTFRNVEGEYDADFVNITLWRKNAENTAAYCDKGAVVGVVGRVQTRTFENNLQQRVYMTDVVADAVKFLSGKPSGSSSFDSNQQEE, encoded by the coding sequence ATGATTAACCATATTGTTCTTGTAGGAAGACTGACAAAAAAACCGGAGCTTCGATATACCCATGAAGGGATTGCAGTATCTACCATTACTTTAGCAATTAATCGAACGTTTCGAAATGTTGAGGGTGAATATGATGCTGATTTTGTCAACATTACGCTGTGGAGAAAAAATGCAGAAAATACGGCTGCTTACTGTGATAAAGGAGCGGTTGTAGGTGTAGTAGGGCGTGTACAAACGCGCACGTTTGAAAATAATCTTCAGCAACGAGTATATATGACCGACGTTGTGGCTGATGCTGTTAAGTTTTTAAGTGGAAAGCCATCCGGTTCTTCTTCATTTGATTCAAATCAACAAGAAGAATAA
- a CDS encoding YwpF-like family protein, whose product MKTFKLVSFQLVDDQEKRQSVSLTNGLIINKEDGENNWILEAVIDKKWYDEFHVFLKDKQKVTVEAKITKETNDPATFIATVASITSIGENRISLLMKGVLKERRLHYAEMLLEDLINQGLSGQDLLQQFKLQLRNRPIKSTSKK is encoded by the coding sequence ATGAAAACATTTAAACTTGTGTCATTTCAATTGGTTGATGATCAAGAAAAGCGTCAGTCTGTCTCACTAACTAATGGCCTTATTATTAATAAAGAAGACGGCGAAAATAACTGGATTTTAGAAGCAGTTATCGATAAGAAATGGTACGATGAATTTCATGTTTTTTTGAAAGATAAACAAAAAGTGACGGTAGAAGCTAAAATTACGAAAGAAACAAATGATCCGGCTACCTTTATAGCTACCGTGGCTTCCATTACTTCAATTGGTGAAAATCGTATTAGTTTGTTGATGAAAGGTGTTTTAAAAGAACGGAGACTTCATTATGCTGAAATGCTCTTAGAGGATTTAATTAACCAAGGGTTATCAGGTCAAGATTTACTTCAACAGTTCAAACTGCAGCTTCGAAACAGACCGATAAAAAGTACATCTAAAAAATAA
- a CDS encoding LysM peptidoglycan-binding domain-containing protein — MKKRQLALSLGAIVGGTFLYQASAEASASTVQVKAGDTLWSLSTKYHTTVEALKSVNKLSSNTIRIRQTLSIPSASTSQPSNKEEKPSAPATGSTYKVQSGDTLWKVATRFNMSVEELKRLNALSSNIIYINQTLKVNGSNSASTPTTSKPAETPSKDANGTYKVQRGDSLSKIASTFHMSVSELKQINGLTSNTIYVNQQLKVSKSSQTTTPTTKPSTSTPSTSNGTLNVSQMISDAKRYIGVPYKWGGTTPSGFDCSGFIYYVMKQQISTTRYTTAGYWSVSTPVSNPRPGDLVFFNTYSSGPTHMGIYLGNRQFIHAGSSTGVTIASLDNSYWSKRYLGAKRFAK; from the coding sequence ATGAAAAAAAGGCAGCTCGCTTTATCTCTAGGCGCCATTGTTGGCGGGACATTCCTATATCAAGCTTCAGCTGAAGCATCTGCTTCAACTGTTCAAGTCAAAGCTGGAGATACACTTTGGTCATTATCTACCAAATACCATACAACGGTAGAAGCTTTAAAAAGCGTAAATAAGTTATCTTCAAATACAATTCGCATAAGACAAACGTTATCGATTCCTTCTGCTTCAACCTCTCAACCATCTAATAAGGAAGAAAAGCCTTCAGCTCCTGCTACTGGTTCAACCTATAAAGTTCAAAGCGGCGATACCCTTTGGAAAGTTGCTACTCGTTTTAATATGAGCGTAGAAGAATTAAAACGTTTGAACGCTCTTTCTTCTAACATTATTTATATTAACCAAACGTTAAAAGTAAATGGAAGCAATAGCGCATCGACTCCAACTACGAGTAAACCAGCAGAAACTCCTTCTAAGGATGCAAACGGAACTTACAAAGTTCAGCGTGGAGATAGCCTATCTAAAATAGCTTCGACATTTCACATGAGCGTCAGTGAGCTAAAACAAATAAACGGATTAACGTCTAATACGATTTATGTAAATCAACAATTAAAGGTATCAAAAAGCAGCCAAACAACTACGCCAACAACAAAACCAAGTACATCCACACCTTCAACTTCTAACGGAACATTAAATGTATCGCAAATGATTTCAGATGCAAAACGTTATATAGGTGTTCCTTACAAATGGGGTGGCACAACTCCTTCTGGTTTTGACTGCAGCGGATTCATTTATTACGTAATGAAACAACAAATTTCTACAACGCGCTATACGACGGCTGGTTACTGGAGTGTATCAACACCCGTAAGTAATCCACGGCCTGGAGACTTAGTGTTTTTTAATACATATTCTAGCGGTCCTACACATATGGGCATTTACCTTGGTAATCGTCAATTTATTCATGCTGGGTCTTCTACGGGTGTAACCATTGCAAGCTTAGATAACAGCTACTGGAGCAAGCGCTACTTAGGTGCAAAAAGATTTGCTAAATAA
- a CDS encoding F0F1 ATP synthase subunit epsilon — MKTIHVSVVTPDGPVYESEVEMVSTRAQSGELGILHGHIPMVAPLQIGAVRLKKASSTELVAVSGGFLEVRPDKVTILAQAAETAEEIDVARAEEAKKRAEMRLDSKQDDVDVKRAEIALKRAVNRLDISQRKF, encoded by the coding sequence ATGAAGACAATCCATGTCAGTGTAGTGACTCCTGATGGCCCAGTTTACGAATCAGAAGTGGAAATGGTAAGTACCCGAGCACAGAGCGGTGAGCTTGGTATTTTACATGGCCATATTCCGATGGTTGCTCCTTTACAAATTGGAGCCGTCCGCTTGAAGAAGGCAAGCAGTACAGAACTTGTGGCTGTTAGCGGAGGATTTCTTGAAGTAAGACCTGACAAAGTAACAATTCTTGCACAGGCTGCTGAAACAGCTGAAGAGATTGACGTAGCTCGTGCAGAAGAAGCGAAAAAGCGCGCTGAAATGCGCCTTGATAGCAAACAAGACGACGTTGATGTTAAGCGTGCTGAAATTGCCTTAAAACGGGCAGTCAATCGTTTAGATATTAGTCAACGTAAGTTCTAA